In Cryptococcus depauperatus CBS 7841 chromosome 4, complete sequence, a single window of DNA contains:
- a CDS encoding DNA-binding protein, 42 kDa, with amino-acid sequence MSSTETVDLKKPIEPVQETGETEKGLGNDALTKYTTAGQALTEVLKKLLPQITPGKKVLDLCVEGDKLVAEAVNPLWNKAKNGVKVSKGSAFPTSISINNVVSHVSPLPSDSEIELKEGDVVKVMLGIHIDGYPVIHAETVHLSPKTEGLAADAIKAAYEAAELAMRTLKVSAKNWDITDVVERVAKSYGCVGVEGMLSCQHEKNVTDGKKRVLLNPSPELKRDHETAIFEEGEVYGVDILVVTGENGKAKADPSRTSIYKKAGINYQLKMKTSRAVFSEIQKKAGAFPFTLRALEDEKRARMGVQEAVSHGLLKPYDIVQTAPGTLVAEFFFTSPLLLSPRPLWYSTEKISSTKSLQDDELKELINKPLRDPKKKKTTKKQSEN; translated from the exons ATGTCTTCTACAGAAACTGTAGACCTTAAGAAACCCATCGAGCCCGTCCAAGAGACAGGAGAGACTGAGAAGGGTTTAGGTAACGATGC CCTAACAAAATATACCACTGCTGGTCAGGCCTTGACAGAGGTGCTCAAGAAGCTTTTGCCTCAAATAACTCCTGGGAAGAAGGTTCTTGACCTTTGTGTTGA AGGTGACAAATTAGTTGCGGAGGCTGTAAATCCTCTTTGgaacaaggcaaaaaacGGAGTCAAGGTTAGCAAAGGTTCTGCCTTTCCAACTTCCATCTCAATCAACAACGTCGTATCGCACGTGTCTCCTCTACCTTCCGACTCCGAGATTGAGCTGAAGGAAGGTGATGTTGTCAAGGTCATGCTTGGGATTCACATTGATGGCTACCCGGTGATTCATGCGGAGACTGTACATCTCTCACCCAAGACTGAAGGTCTTGCTGCCGATGCCATCAAAGCTGCGTATGAAGCTGCCGAATTAGCTATGAGGACCCTCAAAGTCAGCGCTAAAAATTGGGATATCACTGATGTGGTGGAGAGGGTTGCAAAATCTTACGGCTGTGTTGGGGTAGAGGGCATGCTCAGTTGTCAACACGAGAAAAATGTGACCGatgggaaaaagagagtGTTACTGAACCCATCTCCCGAACTCAAGAGGGACCACGAGACTGCAATTTTCGAAGAAGGGGAAGTTTATGGCGTTGACATATTGGTTGTTACTGGCGAAAATGGCAAA GCCAAAGCCGATCCATCGCGAACTTCTATCTATAAGAAGGCTGGTATCAACTATcagctgaagatgaagaccTCACGTGCTGTCTTCTCCGAGATACAGAAAAAGGCAGGCGCGTTCCCTTTTACTCTTCGAGCActtgaagacgaaaagCGGGCGAGAATGGGCGTTCAAGAAGCTGTATCTCACG GTCTTTTGAAACCATATGACATTGTACAGACTGCTCCAGGCACTCTTGTCGCTGAGTTTTTCTTCACAA GCCCCCTGCTTTTGTCTCCAAGACCACTTTGGTACTCTAC TGAAAAAATATCCTCAACCAAATCATTGCAAGACGATGAGCTCAAGGAGTTAATTAACAAACCTTTGCGCGACccgaagaagaaaaagacgacCAAGAAGCAGTCTGAGAATTGA
- a CDS encoding ATP phosphoribosyltransferase, translating into MSKLSSSQRPSDFPESSDTHLHQTDSSPSSGQATATRSSFGYDSAMSLLVESLKDRLLFAIPKKGRLHEKCLELLVGADIKYNRAHRLDVALVQNMPIALVFLPAADIPRFVALGSVALGITGQDMIAESTHAPLITELLPLGFGKCKLQVQVPVTGPIQTLEGLSAGRIATSFEVLTGQLFHGENGVDAMVGKGKTSVEYVGGSVEAACALGMADGVVDLVESGDTMRAAGLHAIHTLMSSEVVLITSSTPHSSLTPTLSAYIPLIKSRFAGVIASKKYVYVSYNIQRANLVEALKITPGRRAPTVSPLDEDGWVAVSAMVERKEVAKTMDELEETGAEDILIMALENCRVGV; encoded by the exons ATGAGCAAGCTGTCCAGCTCACAACGTCCTTCAGATTTCCCAGAGTCATCTGATACTCACCTCCATCAGACTGACTCGTCACCATCCTCAGGTCAAGCCACAGCAACCCGGTCTTCATTTGGCTATGACTCGGCCATGTCTCTCCTCGTTGAATCTCTCAAAGACAGACTTTTATTCGCAATACCCAAGAAAGGCAGACTGCATGAGAAATGTCTAGAGTTATTGGTTGGTGCAGATATCAAGTATAATAGAGCGCACAGATTGGATGTGGCCTTGGTACAGAATATGCCTATCGCTTT GGTTTTCCTTCCAGCGGCCGATATCCCTCGGTTTGTTGCTTTGGGTTCAGTCGCCTTGGGTATCACGGGCCAAGACATGATTGCAGAGTCCACACATGCTCCTCTCATCACAGAGCTCCTACCCCTTGGTTTCGGCAAATGCAAACTCCAGGTTCAGGTCCCAGTCACTGGTCCAATTCAAACTCTGGAGGGTCTGTCCGCTGGTCGTATCGCCACTAGTTTCGAGGTTCTTACAGGCCAACTGTTCCATGGCGAAAATGGTGTCGATGCGATGGTTGGAAAGGGGAAGACCAGCGTAGAATATGTTGGCGGGAGCGTAGAAGCGGCTTGCGCATTAGGAATGGCCGATGGTGTTGTAGATCTTGTCG AGTCTGGCGATACGATGCGAGCAGCGGGCCTTCACGCTATCCATACTCTTATGTCTTCTGAAGTCGTTCTGATAACGTCCTCAACTCCCCACTCTAGTTTGACCCCCACACTCTCCGCCTATATCCCTCTAATCAAATCTCGCTTTGCGGGCGTTATTGCCTCGAAGAAATATGTATACGTTTCTTATAATATTCAGAGGGCGAACCTCGTTGAAGCACTCAAAATCACACCCGGTAGAAGAGCGCCCACAGTAAGCCCCTTGGACGAAGATGGATGGGTTGCAGTGAGTGCCATGGTTGAAAGGAAAGAGGTCGCCAAGACTATGGACGAACTAGAAGAAACAGGCGCAGAAGATATCCTGATCATGGCATTAGAAAATTGCAGAGTTGGAGTTTAA